A window of Rhizobium acidisoli contains these coding sequences:
- the tmk gene encoding dTMP kinase, with protein MSSGTGLFVTFEGGEGAGKSTQIRRLAEALKGDGHDVLVTREPGGSPGAEAVRHVLLSGAAEAFGTRMEAILFAAARNDHVEEVIRPALAAGKIVLCDRFMDSSRVYQGVTGNLEPDFIETLQRIAINGVMPDCTVILDIPAKIGLERAQKRAAADAPDRFEKERLETHEKRREAFLDIAVREPERCHVINAMQSEEAIAAEIVAIVRQLMSPAGHARMPEAAHHE; from the coding sequence TTGTCATCCGGTACGGGATTGTTCGTTACGTTTGAAGGTGGGGAAGGCGCTGGGAAATCCACGCAGATCCGCCGCCTCGCCGAGGCGCTGAAGGGCGACGGTCACGATGTGCTGGTGACGCGGGAACCGGGCGGATCGCCGGGCGCCGAGGCCGTGCGCCACGTGCTCCTGTCGGGGGCTGCTGAGGCCTTCGGCACGCGGATGGAGGCAATCCTGTTTGCGGCGGCGCGCAACGACCATGTCGAAGAGGTGATCCGCCCCGCACTGGCTGCCGGCAAGATCGTGCTCTGCGACCGTTTCATGGATTCCTCCCGCGTCTACCAGGGCGTCACCGGCAATCTCGAGCCCGATTTCATCGAGACGCTGCAGCGCATCGCCATCAACGGCGTCATGCCGGATTGCACTGTGATCCTCGACATCCCCGCCAAGATCGGGCTGGAGCGCGCGCAGAAACGCGCCGCCGCCGACGCTCCCGATCGCTTCGAGAAAGAGCGGCTTGAAACCCACGAGAAACGGCGCGAAGCCTTTCTCGATATCGCCGTCCGCGAGCCGGAGCGCTGTCATGTGATCAACGCCATGCAGAGCGAGGAAGCAATCGCCGCCGAGATCGTGGCGATCGTCCGGCAGCTCATGTCGCCTGCAGGCCATGCGCGCATGCCGGAAGCCGCACATCATGAGTGA
- a CDS encoding LysR family transcriptional regulator yields MDRLEAMRILLAVVDAGSISAGSRRLNAPLPSVSRKVAELERHLGANLVVRTSRNLQLTDAGRDYVDAARKIIADIDEAERRASGEYQTPRGALTITMPIEYGSRYVLPVALSFMDKYPEVSLQLLSLDRTVDLVSEQVDIAIRLGDLADSSLHAVKTGEFRLLTCASPAYLARHGEPQRPGDLIDRDGIFFNKPAFFWTFDVEGKPMEAMPRNRLEVNTAANCVAAAVGGAGIARLFDYQVPDQLASGALVPILRDFDGAPQPIHIVYARQGILALKVRAFVDWALPRLRAPSKIFDNPILSE; encoded by the coding sequence ATGGATCGTCTCGAAGCGATGCGCATATTGCTGGCCGTTGTCGACGCCGGAAGCATCTCGGCCGGCAGCAGGCGGCTGAACGCGCCCTTGCCCAGCGTCAGCCGCAAGGTGGCCGAGCTTGAACGCCATCTCGGCGCAAACCTCGTCGTCCGCACCAGCCGCAATCTTCAGCTCACCGATGCCGGCCGCGACTATGTCGACGCCGCCCGAAAGATCATAGCGGATATCGATGAGGCGGAGCGAAGGGCGTCGGGCGAATACCAGACGCCCAGAGGCGCGCTCACGATCACGATGCCGATCGAATATGGGAGCCGGTATGTGCTGCCCGTCGCGCTGAGCTTCATGGACAAATATCCGGAGGTGTCGCTGCAGCTTCTGTCGCTCGACCGCACGGTCGATCTCGTGTCCGAGCAGGTGGATATCGCCATTCGTCTCGGCGACCTCGCCGACAGTTCCCTCCATGCCGTCAAAACCGGCGAATTCCGCCTGCTGACCTGCGCGAGCCCTGCCTATCTCGCGCGGCATGGCGAACCTCAGCGCCCAGGCGATCTCATCGATCGCGACGGGATCTTCTTCAACAAGCCGGCATTCTTCTGGACATTCGACGTTGAGGGAAAGCCGATGGAGGCGATGCCCCGCAACCGGCTGGAAGTGAATACCGCGGCGAACTGCGTCGCAGCCGCCGTCGGCGGAGCAGGGATCGCGCGGCTCTTCGACTACCAGGTTCCAGACCAGCTGGCGTCCGGCGCGCTGGTGCCCATCCTGCGGGATTTCGATGGAGCACCACAGCCGATTCATATCGTTTACGCCCGCCAGGGGATTCTGGCGCTGAAGGTACGCGCTTTTGTCGATTGGGCTTTGCCCCGGTTGCGTGCGCCATCAAAAATCTTTGATAATCCAATTTTATCCGAATGA
- a CDS encoding DNA polymerase III subunit delta', which produces MSEERPGLLDGAIWPGENTRLFGHEEAQAFLAQSYRSGKGHHAILIEGPEGIGKATLAFRFANHVLSYPDPATAPETIGDPDPASSVSRQINSGASHNLLHLARPVDEKTGKVKSAITVDEVRRAGKFFSQTSGTGNWRIVIIDPADDMNRNAANAILKILEEPPKRALFLVLSHAPGRLLPTIRSRCLPLKLAPLADDALMAALAHLGISGEGGAVLSAAKGSVGEALKLLNYGGGEIIAAYDEMLAAEGPTARKAMHRLADALSGKESDTIFDFFVSHVGDDIMNRARAAAGEGQIAAAERLARLYSEITERLTISDAYNLDRKQTIIGILADIKQPGL; this is translated from the coding sequence ATGAGTGAAGAAAGGCCCGGACTGCTCGACGGCGCCATCTGGCCGGGCGAAAATACCAGGCTGTTCGGCCATGAGGAGGCGCAGGCCTTCCTTGCGCAATCCTACCGGTCCGGCAAGGGTCACCACGCCATCCTGATAGAGGGGCCTGAGGGCATCGGCAAGGCGACGCTCGCCTTCCGCTTCGCCAATCACGTGCTCTCCTATCCCGATCCTGCCACCGCGCCGGAGACGATCGGCGATCCGGATCCTGCCTCGTCCGTCAGCCGGCAGATCAACTCCGGCGCCTCGCATAATCTTCTGCATCTCGCCCGGCCCGTGGATGAAAAGACCGGCAAGGTGAAGTCGGCGATCACCGTCGACGAGGTGCGCCGCGCCGGTAAATTTTTCTCGCAGACCTCAGGAACCGGCAATTGGCGGATTGTCATTATCGATCCGGCCGACGACATGAACCGCAATGCGGCCAACGCCATCTTGAAGATTCTGGAAGAGCCGCCGAAGCGGGCCTTGTTCCTGGTGCTCTCGCATGCGCCGGGACGATTGCTGCCGACGATCCGCTCGCGCTGCCTGCCGCTGAAGCTGGCGCCCCTTGCCGACGATGCGCTCATGGCGGCGCTTGCCCATCTCGGCATATCGGGCGAGGGCGGGGCGGTGCTTTCGGCCGCCAAGGGCAGCGTCGGGGAGGCGCTGAAACTGCTGAATTACGGCGGCGGAGAGATCATTGCCGCCTATGACGAGATGCTTGCCGCCGAAGGGCCGACGGCCCGCAAGGCGATGCATCGGCTGGCCGACGCGCTTTCGGGGAAGGAAAGCGACACGATCTTCGATTTCTTCGTCAGCCATGTCGGCGACGACATCATGAACCGGGCACGCGCAGCGGCAGGCGAGGGGCAGATCGCAGCTGCAGAGCGGCTGGCGCGGCTCTATTCCGAGATCACCGAACGGCTGACCATCTCGGATGCCTATAACCTCGACCGCAAACAGACGATCATCGGCATTCTCGCCGATATCAAGCAGCCGGGTCTCTAA
- a CDS encoding PAS domain-containing protein has translation MDLAEEPGIFTWDLATDTVYADSALANLFGLDPEQTIAGLPIIKYLDRIHPDDKPSVAKAISDSVVTGDPYRHDYRVFDRSGQIVAVAAFGRCFRDAAGNPSHYAGIVFRTNDQSQQDELSAHCSAAFKIAKSSGLQATADALEAILKELATPIPSGIAPLH, from the coding sequence ATGGACCTTGCCGAAGAGCCTGGCATCTTCACGTGGGACTTGGCGACCGACACGGTTTACGCGGATTCGGCGCTGGCAAACCTCTTTGGGCTTGATCCGGAGCAGACCATCGCGGGGCTGCCGATCATAAAATACCTCGACAGGATTCATCCGGACGACAAACCATCCGTGGCCAAGGCGATTTCAGACTCGGTGGTGACAGGAGATCCCTACCGCCATGACTATCGGGTATTTGATCGAAGCGGACAAATCGTAGCCGTTGCCGCCTTCGGCCGCTGCTTCAGGGATGCCGCCGGAAATCCATCGCACTATGCGGGCATCGTCTTTCGGACGAATGATCAAAGCCAGCAAGACGAATTGTCTGCGCATTGCAGCGCGGCGTTCAAAATTGCGAAGTCATCCGGGCTGCAGGCGACGGCCGACGCGCTTGAGGCGATTCTGAAAGAGCTTGCCACGCCGATACCTTCCGGCATCGCGCCGCTTCATTGA
- a CDS encoding DUF599 domain-containing protein, translating into MDFLNVAAIVFFLLVWVALEPLMAMGWPRRNDSLSVDMVRIRAAWMREVLTRDNNFIGDAAILGHTINSASFFGSANLIVIVGLSGALFMEPNYGSGGGLIALFAAQDPAWFFQCKVLLIMATLLRGLSDFIWAVRQINYCLAAIGASPSRDEDRDIVSWTNALTLVLNPALRSFSVGVRSYYFTVAAAFWFIGPIPFIVATILSVGVLIWRQSWSDAAKGIMAIRRLLD; encoded by the coding sequence ATGGATTTTTTGAACGTCGCGGCGATCGTATTCTTCCTGCTCGTCTGGGTGGCACTCGAGCCTTTGATGGCAATGGGGTGGCCGCGGCGAAACGACAGTCTTTCCGTCGATATGGTGCGCATTCGCGCGGCCTGGATGCGGGAGGTGCTGACCCGAGACAATAACTTCATCGGCGACGCGGCAATCCTCGGGCACACGATCAATTCGGCATCCTTCTTCGGATCGGCCAACCTCATCGTCATCGTCGGGCTCAGCGGTGCGCTGTTCATGGAGCCGAATTATGGATCGGGCGGCGGGCTGATCGCGCTGTTTGCGGCGCAGGATCCCGCCTGGTTCTTCCAGTGCAAGGTGCTCCTGATCATGGCGACCCTGTTGCGCGGCCTGTCCGATTTCATATGGGCGGTCCGGCAGATCAACTATTGCCTTGCGGCGATCGGGGCAAGCCCGTCGCGCGATGAAGATCGGGACATCGTCAGCTGGACAAACGCGCTCACTCTGGTCTTGAACCCGGCTCTTCGCTCGTTCAGCGTCGGCGTCCGATCCTACTATTTCACCGTCGCTGCCGCCTTCTGGTTCATCGGGCCGATCCCCTTCATTGTTGCAACCATCCTCAGCGTCGGCGTTTTGATCTGGCGTCAATCCTGGTCGGATGCTGCAAAGGGGATCATGGCCATACGCAGGCTGCTGGATTAG
- a CDS encoding sulfite exporter TauE/SafE family protein codes for MTFEPLYSLSGLFVGALVGITGVGGGSLMTPLLVLLFGVHPATAVGTDLLYAAITKTAGTAVHGMHGRVNWKIVGSLAIGSVPAALLMLWLLAGVDRKSIGVTNTITTALGWLLVMTAIMLVFRGPILELARRAIGDRTPPQPRTIIALTVILGFLLGVLVTLTSVGAGALGVTILLVLYPRLDVREIVGSDIVHAVPLTLIGGTGYWLIGEIDWPMLFALLIGSIPGIIIGSLLAPKLHERTIRIVLAATLAVVAVKLLTG; via the coding sequence TTGACGTTCGAACCTCTCTATTCACTTTCGGGGCTGTTTGTCGGCGCGCTCGTCGGCATCACCGGCGTTGGCGGCGGTTCGCTGATGACACCGCTGCTGGTGCTGCTCTTCGGCGTCCATCCCGCCACCGCCGTCGGCACCGATCTTCTCTATGCGGCGATCACCAAGACCGCCGGCACCGCCGTTCACGGCATGCACGGGCGCGTCAACTGGAAGATCGTCGGCAGTCTTGCAATCGGCAGCGTGCCGGCCGCCCTGCTGATGCTCTGGCTGCTGGCGGGCGTCGATCGCAAAAGCATCGGCGTCACCAATACCATCACCACGGCGCTCGGCTGGCTTCTTGTCATGACCGCGATCATGCTGGTCTTCCGGGGGCCGATCCTCGAGCTGGCGCGCCGCGCCATTGGCGACCGCACGCCGCCGCAGCCGAGAACCATCATTGCCCTCACCGTCATTCTCGGATTCCTGCTCGGCGTCCTCGTCACCCTGACCTCTGTCGGTGCCGGCGCGCTGGGTGTGACGATCCTGCTCGTCCTCTATCCCAGGCTCGATGTGCGCGAGATCGTCGGTTCCGATATCGTCCATGCGGTCCCGCTGACCCTGATCGGCGGCACGGGCTATTGGCTGATCGGCGAAATCGACTGGCCGATGCTGTTTGCCCTGCTCATCGGTTCCATCCCCGGCATTATCATCGGCAGCCTTCTGGCGCCGAAGCTGCACGAGCGCACCATCCGCATCGTCCTTGCCGCGACACTCGCGGTCGTCGCCGTCAAGCTGCTGACCGGCTGA
- a CDS encoding alpha/beta fold hydrolase, giving the protein MSEDKTGNRAASFAAIPSLPVGKIFASAEIQHGDVDFIKVDEMLTLRRMIVRAPAPKGTVLFLHGFPETMMVWKDIASTLARDYDVHAFDWPGYGQSSRPILQRFSYAPQDYAAVLKSYIETAGIDHSNLVIYATDIAALPVLLLALDEPAIARRIIVGDFAPFDRPQYMWENLQNLKAEPTASPTRAYMNKTSDEILQNVHRRGLSPAEQFDLPTDVQRDMVHSWSFGGMTSADAFAHYYANFTRDQNVLEANLDRLKTPVKLVWGEQDFYINKEMGIEFAARIDVEIDILPGIGHFPHLQNAKHTVEEIRTSFG; this is encoded by the coding sequence ATGTCTGAAGACAAAACCGGAAATAGGGCTGCATCGTTCGCAGCTATTCCATCCCTCCCCGTCGGAAAAATCTTCGCCTCCGCCGAAATCCAGCACGGTGACGTTGATTTCATCAAGGTCGACGAGATGCTCACGCTGAGGAGGATGATAGTTCGCGCGCCGGCGCCAAAAGGCACCGTGCTTTTCCTGCATGGGTTTCCGGAAACGATGATGGTCTGGAAGGACATTGCGAGCACGCTTGCCCGCGACTACGACGTTCACGCCTTTGATTGGCCGGGCTATGGACAGTCGTCGCGCCCGATCTTGCAGCGGTTTTCCTATGCGCCCCAGGACTACGCGGCGGTGTTGAAGTCCTACATCGAGACGGCAGGAATCGACCATTCGAACCTCGTGATCTATGCGACCGATATTGCCGCCCTCCCCGTTCTGCTGCTGGCTCTCGATGAGCCGGCGATCGCCAGGCGGATCATCGTCGGAGACTTCGCGCCGTTCGACCGGCCGCAATACATGTGGGAGAACCTGCAGAATCTCAAAGCTGAGCCGACGGCCTCGCCGACCCGAGCCTATATGAACAAGACAAGCGACGAGATCCTTCAGAACGTGCACAGGCGCGGTCTGTCGCCCGCGGAACAATTCGATCTGCCGACCGACGTTCAGCGGGACATGGTCCATTCGTGGAGCTTCGGTGGAATGACGTCAGCGGACGCCTTTGCCCATTACTATGCGAATTTCACGCGCGACCAGAACGTCCTCGAGGCCAATCTCGACCGGTTGAAGACGCCGGTCAAGCTCGTCTGGGGCGAACAGGACTTCTACATCAACAAGGAAATGGGCATCGAATTTGCCGCCAGGATCGATGTGGAAATCGATATCCTGCCGGGTATCGGCCACTTTCCCCATCTTCAAAATGCGAAACATACGGTTGAAGAAATCCGTACATCATTCGGATAA
- the metG gene encoding methionine--tRNA ligase translates to MTDKTPFYITTAISYPNGKPHIGHAYELIATDAMARYQRLDGRDVFFLTGTDEHGQKMQQTARAEGITAQALADRNSGEFQAMAKLLNASNDDFIRTTQERHHETSRNIWNLMAENGDIYKDSYAGWYSVRDEAYYQENETELRADGVRYGPQGTPVEWVEEASYFFKLSEYQEKLLAHYEANPDFIGPAERRNEVISFVKSGLKDLSVSRTTFDWGIKVPNDPAHVMYVWVDALTNYITATGYIEDRNGPRAKYWPADVHIIGKDIIRFHAVYWPAFLMSAKLPLPKRVFAHGFLLNKGEKMSKSLGNVVDPVNLVSHFGLDQVRYFFLREVSFGQDGSYSEEAIGIRINSDLANGIGNLASRSLSMIVKNCDGKIPECGVLSDEDKAMLAQADALHASTRDDMGKQQIHRALASIISVVSETDRYFAGQAPWALKKTDPARMGTVLYVTAEVVRQIAILLQPFMPDSSGKLLDLVAAPADKRDFAALGESGRLLAGTPLEAPTPVFPRYVAPEA, encoded by the coding sequence ATGACAGACAAGACACCCTTCTACATCACCACCGCGATTTCCTATCCCAACGGCAAGCCGCACATCGGCCATGCCTATGAGCTGATCGCGACGGATGCGATGGCGCGCTACCAGCGCCTGGATGGCAGGGATGTGTTCTTCCTGACCGGCACCGACGAACACGGCCAGAAGATGCAGCAGACGGCGCGCGCCGAGGGGATTACCGCCCAGGCGCTTGCCGACCGCAACTCCGGCGAATTCCAGGCGATGGCCAAGCTGCTGAACGCTTCGAATGACGACTTCATCCGCACCACGCAGGAGCGTCATCACGAAACATCGCGCAATATCTGGAACCTGATGGCCGAGAATGGCGACATCTACAAGGATAGCTATGCCGGCTGGTATTCAGTGCGCGACGAGGCCTATTACCAGGAAAACGAGACGGAGCTGCGCGCCGACGGCGTGCGCTACGGGCCGCAGGGCACACCTGTGGAATGGGTGGAAGAGGCAAGCTACTTCTTCAAGCTCTCCGAATACCAGGAGAAGCTGCTTGCGCATTACGAGGCGAACCCCGATTTCATCGGCCCGGCCGAGCGCCGCAACGAGGTGATTTCCTTCGTCAAATCCGGCCTCAAGGATCTCTCGGTCTCGCGCACGACCTTCGACTGGGGCATCAAGGTGCCGAACGATCCCGCCCATGTCATGTATGTCTGGGTCGACGCGCTGACCAACTACATCACCGCGACCGGCTACATCGAGGACAGGAACGGCCCGCGGGCGAAATATTGGCCAGCCGATGTGCACATTATCGGCAAGGACATCATCCGCTTCCATGCCGTTTACTGGCCGGCCTTCCTGATGTCGGCAAAGCTGCCGCTGCCGAAGCGGGTCTTCGCCCATGGCTTCCTGCTCAACAAGGGCGAGAAGATGTCGAAATCACTCGGCAACGTCGTCGATCCCGTCAATCTGGTCAGCCATTTCGGCCTCGACCAGGTGCGCTACTTCTTCCTGCGCGAAGTCTCGTTCGGCCAGGACGGCAGCTACAGCGAAGAGGCGATCGGTATCCGCATCAACTCCGACCTCGCCAACGGCATCGGCAACCTCGCCAGCCGCTCGCTGTCGATGATCGTCAAGAACTGCGACGGCAAGATCCCGGAATGCGGGGTGCTCAGCGATGAAGACAAGGCTATGCTGGCGCAGGCCGATGCGCTGCATGCCTCGACGCGCGACGACATGGGCAAGCAGCAGATCCACCGGGCGCTCGCCTCGATCATTTCGGTCGTCTCCGAGACCGACCGCTATTTCGCCGGCCAGGCGCCGTGGGCGCTGAAGAAAACCGATCCGGCGCGCATGGGCACGGTGCTTTACGTCACCGCCGAAGTGGTACGCCAGATCGCCATCCTGCTGCAGCCCTTCATGCCGGATTCCTCGGGCAAGCTGCTCGATCTGGTCGCGGCACCTGCAGACAAACGCGATTTTGCTGCTCTTGGCGAATCCGGCCGTCTCCTTGCCGGAACGCCGCTCGAAGCGCCGACGCCGGTCTTCCCGCGCTACGTGGCTCCGGAGGCTTGA
- a CDS encoding MBL fold metallo-hydrolase encodes MLYRRRFTILGCSSSPGVPRITGDWGACSPANPKNRRTRAAFMVQQFVPDGGVTTVVIDTGPDFREQMIRAGADHVDAVLYSHPHADHIHGIDDLRGYFHNTRRRVPIFADQYTMDRLREAFGYCLETPPGSNYPPIVLPVVIENLDEPVEIRGPGGKIRFHPHLQQHGDIHSLGFRIGDVAYCSDISDFPPQTVDKLQNLDVLIIDALQYTYHPSHLSLEQSLDWIGRLKPKRAILTHMHTPLDYDVVMAETPDHVVPAYDQMSFETEVRIGA; translated from the coding sequence GTGCTCTACCGGCGGCGCTTCACCATTCTCGGCTGTTCGTCGTCACCCGGCGTGCCGCGCATTACCGGCGACTGGGGCGCCTGCAGTCCCGCCAATCCGAAGAACCGGCGCACGCGCGCCGCCTTCATGGTGCAGCAATTCGTGCCGGATGGCGGTGTCACCACTGTCGTTATCGATACCGGACCGGATTTTCGCGAGCAGATGATCAGGGCAGGGGCCGACCATGTCGATGCCGTGCTCTACAGCCATCCGCATGCGGATCATATTCATGGCATCGACGATCTGCGCGGCTATTTTCACAATACGCGCCGGCGGGTGCCGATCTTTGCCGACCAATATACGATGGACAGGCTGCGCGAAGCCTTCGGCTATTGCCTGGAAACGCCGCCGGGCAGCAACTATCCGCCGATCGTGCTGCCGGTAGTCATCGAAAACCTCGACGAACCCGTCGAAATCCGCGGCCCCGGCGGCAAGATACGATTTCATCCGCATCTTCAGCAGCACGGCGACATCCACTCGCTCGGCTTTCGGATCGGCGATGTGGCCTATTGCAGCGATATCAGCGACTTCCCGCCGCAGACCGTCGACAAGCTTCAAAATCTCGATGTGCTGATCATCGACGCGCTGCAATATACCTACCATCCGAGCCATTTGTCGCTGGAACAGTCGCTCGACTGGATCGGCCGGCTGAAACCGAAACGGGCGATCCTCACGCATATGCACACGCCGCTCGATTACGACGTTGTGATGGCTGAGACGCCGGACCATGTGGTCCCGGCCTATGATCAGATGAGCTTCGAAACCGAGGTCAGGATCGGGGCTTGA
- a CDS encoding epoxide hydrolase family protein — MALLTSLNHRLLSRRALLSAGATAGLSAVLLPLAPEAADAIGTAAGEIRPFRADIPEAALKDLRRRLAATRWPDGETVTDRSQGVEPDRLKELVGYWQSSYDWRKAESRLNAFPQFLTNIDGVDIHFIHVRSRHENALPLIMTHGWPGSVFELLDVIGPLTDPTAHGGTAEDAFHLVIPSIPGFGFSGKPSTTGWNPQRIAAAWDVLMKRLDYISYVAQGGDWGAIISDALGRQAPDGLLAIHVNRIERATTFPSDAAQALKNGGPAPDNLSADEKVVFDEARNFLNNGFGYAAIMSTRPETVGYGIADSPVGLAAWLYDKIADWVFTRGDPEQALGKDAILDNITLYWLTNTGPASGRIYFENAMAGAKLTEVKVPVAVTIFPGEVYKPPKHWLSKAYPKLVYYNRAPKGGHFAAWEEPELFSQEVRAGFKTVRS; from the coding sequence ATGGCACTGCTGACCTCTTTGAACCACAGGCTTCTATCGCGACGCGCGCTGCTGTCAGCGGGTGCCACGGCCGGCTTATCCGCCGTTCTGCTTCCGCTGGCGCCGGAAGCCGCCGACGCTATAGGCACCGCAGCCGGGGAAATCCGACCATTCAGGGCCGACATCCCCGAGGCAGCGCTTAAGGATCTCAGGCGGCGACTTGCCGCAACCCGATGGCCCGACGGCGAAACCGTCACGGATCGTTCGCAGGGTGTTGAGCCCGACAGGCTGAAGGAGCTGGTGGGCTACTGGCAGTCATCCTACGACTGGCGCAAGGCAGAGAGCCGGCTGAATGCCTTTCCGCAATTTCTCACCAATATCGACGGTGTGGACATCCATTTCATCCATGTTCGTTCCCGTCATGAAAACGCGCTGCCGCTGATCATGACCCATGGCTGGCCAGGGTCGGTGTTCGAACTGCTCGATGTCATCGGGCCGCTCACGGACCCGACGGCGCATGGTGGTACGGCGGAGGACGCCTTCCACTTGGTGATCCCGTCGATTCCGGGATTCGGCTTCTCCGGGAAGCCGTCGACCACGGGTTGGAACCCGCAGCGGATAGCAGCTGCCTGGGACGTGCTGATGAAACGGCTCGACTATATCAGCTATGTCGCGCAAGGCGGCGACTGGGGCGCCATCATCAGCGACGCCCTGGGTCGCCAGGCACCCGATGGGCTGCTCGCCATCCATGTCAACAGGATCGAGCGGGCCACGACGTTCCCATCGGATGCAGCCCAGGCTCTTAAAAACGGAGGGCCGGCTCCCGACAATCTGTCTGCGGACGAGAAGGTCGTCTTCGACGAGGCGCGGAACTTCCTCAACAACGGCTTCGGCTATGCCGCGATCATGAGCACACGTCCGGAGACGGTCGGTTACGGCATTGCGGATTCGCCAGTTGGCCTCGCCGCCTGGCTTTACGACAAGATCGCCGACTGGGTGTTCACTCGAGGCGATCCGGAACAGGCGCTTGGCAAGGATGCGATCCTCGACAATATCACGCTGTACTGGCTGACGAACACCGGCCCCGCGAGTGGCCGCATCTATTTCGAAAACGCCATGGCGGGCGCAAAGCTCACGGAGGTCAAAGTGCCGGTCGCCGTCACCATATTCCCCGGAGAGGTCTACAAACCGCCGAAGCACTGGTTGTCGAAGGCCTATCCGAAGCTGGTCTACTATAACCGCGCACCCAAGGGCGGCCACTTCGCGGCCTGGGAAGAGCCGGAACTCTTCAGTCAGGAAGTCAGGGCAGGGTTCAAAACGGTACGATCATGA
- a CDS encoding TatD family hydrolase, producing the protein MLIDTHCHLDFADFEAERDEIVSRAHQAGVKQMVTISTRVRKLDRLLAITEKYPSVFCSVGTHPNNADEELDIQTEDLVRLANAHEKVVAIGEAGLDYFYDTQKPEDQQTGFRRHIAAARATQLPLVIHSRSADEDMATILTEETGKGAFPFILHCFSAGPELARTGVELGGYVSFSGILTFPKSEELREIAKTIPQDRLLVETDAPYLAPKRWRGKRNEPSYVVNTAEVLAETIGLSYAEVARMTTENALRLFTKMPRV; encoded by the coding sequence GTGCTGATCGATACGCATTGCCATCTTGATTTCGCCGACTTCGAGGCGGAGCGCGACGAGATCGTTTCGCGCGCCCATCAGGCGGGCGTCAAGCAAATGGTGACGATTTCGACGCGGGTGCGCAAGCTCGACCGGCTGCTTGCGATCACCGAGAAATATCCTTCGGTGTTCTGCTCGGTCGGCACGCATCCGAACAATGCCGACGAAGAGCTGGATATCCAGACGGAAGATCTGGTGCGCCTTGCCAACGCCCATGAGAAGGTGGTGGCGATCGGCGAGGCCGGCCTCGATTATTTCTACGATACGCAGAAGCCCGAGGACCAGCAGACCGGCTTTCGCCGCCATATCGCGGCGGCGCGCGCCACACAGCTGCCGCTCGTCATCCACAGCCGCAGCGCCGATGAGGACATGGCAACGATCCTGACCGAGGAAACGGGGAAGGGGGCTTTCCCCTTCATCCTCCATTGCTTTTCGGCAGGTCCGGAACTGGCGCGAACCGGCGTCGAACTCGGCGGCTATGTTTCCTTTTCGGGCATCCTGACCTTCCCGAAATCGGAAGAGCTGCGCGAGATCGCCAAGACGATCCCCCAGGATCGGCTGCTGGTGGAAACGGATGCGCCGTATCTGGCGCCGAAGCGCTGGCGCGGCAAGCGCAACGAACCGTCCTATGTCGTCAACACCGCCGAGGTGCTCGCCGAGACGATCGGCCTCTCCTACGCGGAGGTCGCACGGATGACGACGGAGAACGCATTGCGCCTGTTCACGAAGATGCCGAGGGTCTGA
- a CDS encoding TerC family protein, which yields MDIFTAAGLTALLQVIAIDLVLAGDNAVVIGLAAAGLEATQRRKAIIVGIAAATVLRILFASVAVYLLAIVGLLLAGGLLLLWVCWKMWREIRAGHGDNHDAAGAEGAPKKTFFQAATQIVIADVSMSLDNVLAVAGAAREHPSVLIIGLALSIALMGIAANLIARLLNNHRWIAYVGLLIILYVSLDMIYRGAVEVMPYM from the coding sequence ATGGACATCTTTACGGCAGCCGGTCTGACGGCTTTGCTGCAGGTCATTGCTATCGACCTCGTTCTTGCCGGCGACAACGCCGTGGTTATCGGTCTCGCCGCTGCCGGGCTTGAGGCCACGCAGCGCCGAAAGGCGATCATCGTCGGCATAGCGGCCGCGACCGTCCTGCGTATTCTCTTTGCCAGTGTTGCTGTCTATCTCTTGGCGATCGTCGGCCTGCTCTTGGCCGGCGGACTTCTGCTTCTCTGGGTCTGCTGGAAAATGTGGCGCGAAATTCGCGCCGGTCATGGCGACAACCATGACGCAGCGGGCGCCGAAGGCGCGCCGAAAAAGACCTTCTTCCAGGCGGCGACCCAGATCGTCATCGCCGATGTTTCCATGTCGCTCGACAACGTGCTCGCCGTCGCCGGTGCGGCGCGCGAACATCCGAGCGTGCTGATCATCGGTCTTGCCCTGTCGATCGCACTGATGGGCATCGCCGCCAATCTGATCGCCCGGTTGCTCAACAACCATCGCTGGATCGCCTATGTCGGCTTGCTGATCATCCTCTATGTTTCGCTCGACATGATCTATCGCGGCGCCGTCGAGGTTATGCCCTACATGTAG